One window of Equus caballus isolate H_3958 breed thoroughbred chromosome 3, TB-T2T, whole genome shotgun sequence genomic DNA carries:
- the EDC4 gene encoding enhancer of mRNA-decapping protein 4 isoform X2: MASSCASIDIEDATQHLRDILKLDRPAGGPSAESQRPSNAYNGDLNGLLVPDPLCSGDGTSTNKPGLRAMPPINLQEKQVICLSGDDSSTCIGILAKEVEIVASSDSSISSKARGSNKVKIQPVAKYDWEQKYYYGNLIAVSNSFLAYAIRAANNGSAMVRVISVSTSERTLLKGFTGSVADLAFAHLNSPQLACLDEAGNLFVWRLALVNGKIQEEILVHIRQPEGTPLNHFRRIIWCPFILEESEDCCEEGSPTVALLHEDRAEVWDLDMLRSNHNTWPVDVSQIKQGFIVVKGHSTRLSEGALSPDGTVLATASHDGFVKFWQIYIEGQDEPRCLHEWKPHDGRPLSCLLFCDNHKKQDPEVPFWRFLITGADQNRELKMWCTVSWTCLQTIRFSPDIFSSVNVPPSLKVCLDLSAEYLILSDVQRKVLYVMELLQNQEEGRACFSSISEFLLTHPVLSFGIQVVSRCRLRHTEVLPAEEENDSLGADGTHGASAMESAAGVLIKLFCVHTKALQDVQIRFQPQLNPDVVAPLPTHPAHEDFAFGESRPELGSESLASAAHGSQPDLRRIVELPAPADFLSLSSETKPKLMTPDAFMTPSASLQQITASPSSSSSSSSSSSSSSSSSSSSLTAVSAMSSTSAVDPSLPSLPATRPPEELTLSPKLQLDGSLTVSSSSSLQASPRSLLPGLIPGPADKLTSKGPGQVPAAAAALSLELQEVEPLGLTQASPSRTRSPDVISSASTALSQDIPEIASEALSRGFGSSAPEGLEPDSMASAASALHLLSPRPRPGPELGSQLGLDGSPGDGDRHSTPSLLEAALTQEATAPDSQVWPTAPDITRETCSSLAESPRNGLQEKHKSLAFHRPPYHLLQQHDSQDVSAEQSDHDDEVASLASAAGGFGTKVPTPRLPAKDWKTKGSPRASPKLKRKGKKDDGDSAMGSRLMEHQVAELPEDWPALIWQQQRELAELRHSQEELLQRLCTQLEGLQSTVMGHVERALESRHEQEQRRLERALAEGQQRGGQLQEQLTQQLSQALSSAMAGRLERSIRDEIKKTVPPCVSRSLEPVAGQLSNSVATKLTAVEGSLKENISKLLKSKNLTDAIARAAADTLQGPMQAAYREAFQSVVLPAFEKSCQAMFQQINDSFRLGTQEYLQQLESHMKSRKAREQEAREPVLAQLRGLVSTLQGATEQMAATVSSSVRAEVQHQLHVAVGSLQESILAQVQRIVKGEVSVALKEQQAAVTSSIMQAMRSAAGTPVPAAHLDCQAQQAHILQLLQQGHLNQAFQQALTAADLNLVLYVCETVDPGQVFGQPPCPLSQPVLLSLIQQLASDLGTRTDLKLSYLEEAVMHLDHSDPITRDHMGSVMAQVRQKLFQFLQAEPHNSLGKAARRLSLMLHGLVTPSLP, translated from the exons ATGGCCTCCTCCTGCGCGAGCATCGACATCGAGGACGCCACGCAGCACCTGCGGGACATCCTCAAGCTGGACCGACCCGCTGGGG GCCCCAGTGCAGAGAGCCAGCGGCCATCTAATGCCTACAATGGGGACCTCAACGGGCTCCTGGTCCCAGACCCCCTCTGCTCAGGTGATGGTACTTCAACAAACAAGCCTGGTCTCCGGGCCATGCCACCTATTAATCTGCAGGAAAAGCAGGTCAT CTGCCTTTCAGGAGATGACAGCTCTACCTGCATCGGGATTTTGGCCAAGGAGGTGGAGATTGTGGCCAGCAGTGACTCTAGCATCTCTAGCAAGGCACGGGGGAGCAACAAG GTGAAAATCCAGCCTGTTGCCAAGTATGACTGGGAGCAGAAATACTACTATGGCAACCTGATTGCTGTGTCCAATTCTTTCTTGGCCTATGCCATTCGGG CTGCCAACAATGGCTCAGCGATGGTGCGGGTGATCAGTGTCAGCACTTCAGAGCGGACCCTGCTCAAGGGCTTCACAGGCAGTGTAGCTGATCTCGCCTTTGCACACCTCAACTCCCCACAGCTGGCCTGCCTGGATGAGGCAGGCAACCTATTTGTGTGGCGCTTGGCTCTGGTTAATGGCAAAATTCA AGAAGAGATTTTGGTCCATATCCGGCAGCCAGAGGGCACACCACTGAACCACTTCCGTAGGATCATCTGGTGCCCCTTCATCCTCGAGGAGAGTGAGGACTGCTGTGAGGAGGGCAGCCCAACAGTGGCCCTCTTGCATGAGGACCGG GCTGAGGTGTGGGACCTGGACATGCTGCGCTCCAATCACAACACCTGGCCTGTGGATGTCAGCCAGATCAAGCAGGGCTTCATCGTGGTAAAAGGCCATAGCACG CGCCTAAGTGAAGGAGCCCTCTCCCCTGATGGGACTGTCCTAGCTACCGCAAGCCATGATGGTTTTGTCAAGTTCTGGCAGATCTACATTGAGGGCCAGGATGAGCCAAG GTGTCTGCATGAGTGGAAGCCACATGATGGGCgacccctctcctgcctcctgttcTGTGACAACCACAAGAAACAGGACCCTGA GGTCCCTTTCTGGAGGTTCCTCATTACTGGCGCTGACCAGAATCGGGAGCTAAAGATGTGGTGCACAGTATCCTGGACCTGCCTGCAGACCATTCG CTTCTCCCCGGATATCTTCAGCTCAGTGAATGTGCCCCCCAGCCTCAAGGTTTGCCTGGATCTCTCAGCAGAATACTTGATTCTCAGCGATGTGCAACGGAAG GTCCTCTATGTGATGGAGCTGCTGCAGAACCAGGAGGAGGGCCGTGCCTGCTTCAGCTCCATCTCTGAGTTCTTGCTCACCCACCCTGTGCTGAGCTTCGGTATCCAGGTTGTGAGTCGCTGCCGGCTGCGGCACACTGAGGTGCTGCCTGCTGAGGAGGAGAATGACAGCCTAGGGGCTG ATGGGACCCACGGAGCCAGTGCCATGGAGTCTGCAGCTGGTGTGCTCATCAAGCTTTTTTGTGTGCATACTAA GGCATTGCAGGATGTGCAGATCCGTTTCCAGCCACAGCTGAACCCTGATGTGGtggccccactccccacccaccctgcccaTGAGGACTTTG CATTTGGAGAGTCTCGGCCTGAACTGGGCTCCGAGAGCCTGGCTTCAGCTGCTCATGGCTCCCAGCCTGACCTCCGACGCATTGTGGAGCTGCCTGCACCTGCTGACTTCCTCAGTCTGAGCAGTGAGACCAAGCCCAAGCTGATGACACCTGACGCCTTCATGACACCTAGCGCCTCCCTGCAGCag atcactgcatcccccagtagtagcagcagcagcagtagcagcagcagcagcagcagcagcagcagcagctcctctctTACAGCTGTGTCTGCCATGAGCAGTACCTCAGCTGTGGACCCCTCCTTGCCCAG CCTTCCTGCCACCAGGCCACCTGAGGAGCTGACCTTGAGCCCCAAGCTGCAGCTGGATGGCAGTCTGACAGTGAGCAGCAGCAGTAGCCTGCAGGCAAGCCCACGCAGCCTCCTGCCCGGCCTGATCCCAGGTCCAGCTGACAAATTGACTTCCAAAGGACCTGGGCAG gtgcctgctgctgctgctgcactATCCCTGGAGCTGCAGGAAGTGGAGCCCCTGGGGCTAACCCAGGCTTCCCCTAGCCGCACTCGCTCGCCGGATGTTATCTCCTCAGCTTCGACTGCCCTGTCCCAGGACATCCCTGAGATTGCATCTGAGGCCCTGTCCCGTGGCTTTGGCTCCTCTGCTCCTGAGGGCCTTGAGCCAGACAGTATGGCTTCAGCTGCCTCAGCACTGCACCTGCTGTCCCCACGGCCCCGACCAGGGCCTGAGCTTGGCTCCCAGCTTGGCCTAGATggaagccctggggatggggATCGGCATAGTACCCCTTCGCTCCTGGAGGCGGCCTTGACCCAGGAGGCCACAGCCCCTGACAGTCAGGTCTGGCCTACAGCACCAGACATTACTCGTGAGACCTGCAGCAGCCTGGCAGAGAG ccccaggaatGGCCTCCAGGAAAAGCACAAGAGCCTGGCCTTCCACCGACCACCTTATCACCTGCTGCAGCAACATGACAGCCAGGACGTCAGCGCTGAGCAAAG TGACCACGATGATGAGGTAGCCAGCCTTGCCTCTGCTGCAGGGGGCTTTGGCACCAAAGTCCCCACTCCACGGCTGCCTGCCAAGGACTGGAAGACTAAGGGATCCCCTCGGGCCTCACCCAAGCTCAAGAGGAAGGGCAAGAAGGATGATGG GGATTCAGCCATGGGATCTCGGCTCATGGAGCACCAG GTGGCAGAGCTTCCTGAGGACTGGCCAGCATTAATTTGGCAACAGCAGAGAGAGCTGGCAGAGCTGCGGCACAGCCAAGAAGAGCTGCTGCAGCGTCTGTGCACCCAACTTGAGGGCCTGCAGAGCACTGTCATGGGCCATGTAGAACGTGCCCTAGAGTCACGACACGAGCAGGAGC AGCGGCGGCTGGAGCGGGCATTGGCTGAGGGGCAGCAGCGGGGTGGGCAGCTGCAGGAGCAGCTGACACAACAGCTGTCCCAGGCACTGTCTTCAGCTATGGCTGGGCGGTTGGAGCGGAGCATACGAGATGAGATCAAGAAGACGGTACCTCCGT GTGTCTCTAGGAGTCTGGAGCCCGTGGCAGGCCAACTGAGCAACTCAGTGGCCACCAAGCTCACAGCCGTGGAGGGTAGCCTGAAAGAGAATATCTCCAAGCTGCTAAAGTCCAAG AACTTGACTGACGCCATTGCCCGAGCAGCTGCAGACACATTACAGGGGCCAATGCAGGCTGCCTACCGTGAAGCCTTCCAGAGTGTGGTGCTGCCTGCCTTTGAGAAGAGCTGCCAGGCCATGTTCCAACAGATCAATGATAGCTTCCGACTGGGCACACAGgaat acttgcagcaGCTAGAGAGCCACATGAAGAGCCGGAAGGCACGAGAGCAGGAGGCACGGGAGCCTGTGTTGGCTCAGCTAAGGGGCCTGGTCAGCACACTGCAAGGTGCCACTGAGCAGATGGCAGCCACTGTGTCCAGCAGTGTTCGGGCTGAGGTGCAGCACCAGTTGCACGTGGCTGTGGGCAG CCTGCAGGAGTCAATTTTAGCACAAGTCCAACGCATTGTTAAGGGTGAGGTGAGTGTAGCACTCAAGGAGCAGCAGGCTGCCGTCACCTCTAGCATCATGCAGGCCATGCGCTCAGCAGCTGGCACTCCTGTCCCTGCTGCCCACCTCGACTGCCAGGCCCAGCAAGCCCATATTCTGCAGCTGCTGCAGCAGGGCCACCTCAATCAGGCCTTCCAGCAG